The nucleotide window tgtttgaatcaagtctgtgagtataacagaacttatttagcaggcgaaaccccgaggacaaaccatttttgaggtcactctcttttcaatgagatttcattgggaatacagatttctaattgaccttcttgcagttcctacagcttccactggatgtcaacagtctttagaaattggttgaggttttttcctttgtgtaatgaagaagtacggccatcttgaacgagggtcacttgaggtgtactgttagttagaggcgcgagaccagaaagctagctacagtttgttttaatcctgtattgaacacagatcatcccgtcttcaattttatcgattatttacgttaaataccaaaagttgtattacaaaagtagtttgaaatgttttggcaaagtttacaggtaacttttgagatattttgtagtcacgttgcacaagttggaaccggtgtttttctggatcaaacgcgccaaataaatggaaattttggatatatatcgacggaattaatcgaacaaaaggaccatttgtgatgtttatgggacatattggagtgccaacaacagaagctcgtcaaaggtaagccatgaattatatttttatttctgcgttttgtgtcgcgcctgcagggttgaaatatgcttatctctctttgtttactctgttgctgtcctcagataatggcatcgtttgctttcgccgaaaagcctatttgaattctgacatgttggctggattcacaacaagtgtagctttaatttgatatctttcatgtgtgatttaatgaaagtttgatttttatagtaattcacAAAGgaagccccaaaacatcactgctctagaggagatctgcatggaggaatgggccaaaataccagcaacagtgtgtgaaaaccttgtgaagacttacagaaaacatttgacctctgtcattgccaacaaagggtatataacaaagtattgagataaacttttgttattgaccaaatacttattttccaccataatgtgcaaataaattcattaaaaatcctacaatgtgattttctggattttttttctctaattttgtctgtcatagttgaagtgtacctatgatgaaaattacaggcctctctcatctttttaagtgggagaacttgcacaattggtggctgactaaatacttttttgccccactgtagcccatctgtaaatagccaatccaactacctcatccccatattgtttttgtttgtttgctcctttgcaccccagtatctctacttccacattcatcttctgcacatctatcactccagtgtttaattgctaaattgtaattaatttgccacTACGAAATATTtcttgccttacctccctaatcttacctcttTTTCacgcactgtatatagatttttttctattgCGTTATTTACTGTACGTGTGTTtaatccatgtgtaactctgtgttgttgtttgtgtcgcactgctttgctctatcttggccaggttgcagttgtaaatgagaacctgttctcaactggcctacctggttaaataaaggtgaaataaaataaataaaaataaaaacatggagTTAGCAGAACTAATTGCTTTTTATGGTGAACGTCTAGTTTAAAGTGTCATTCTACCAAATCACATCAGTCTTCAGACCATCATTAATATACAGTAGGGGTTCCATAAACAGCAGTGCAGAGAAAGTACCCATGAGAAGCCTATTTCTCACATATCTAGTTGTCTAAAGAGGAACACCGATAGTCATGCCATTCTCCTGATGAGTCATAAGAGATAACCACACAGCTCGAGTTACACCACCATCAGGCTGTCCATCCCGCCAATACCTGCAGTAGAAACAATACAGAGGTAGACTGGCCACTCTCTCAGAatctagagtatgaacaacaaaGAAAATCAGTCCTACTCCTTAAGCTGTGGTCAGTGGTGTGCCGTTCACCAATTTCCAGATCCCCTCAACAACAGAgtcagtcagaccaatccagACATGATTAACTGATTGAAACCCATTGATAAATGGCTATTGTTGTGACAGAAAACAATATTGTTAATATAAAAGTCTCAACTGCTGAGAAAGAGATATCGTTGTATACATAATGAACTATACATCTTAACATCGAAAAAAAAACTATAAAAAGAGGAAGAAATAAACCACGGAACAGAATGAACAAGCGGGTTGAAGAGGAGGTTACACAAAACTGTCTGCTTTACAAGCTtcaatcccaaatggcacccaatttcCCTGTGTAGTGCCCTGTATAGAGAGTAGAGTGCCATTTGTGATACATCTCAATAGTCTCCTTCTTATTGGTGGTTTGAGCCTTGAAACATCCTGCCACCTGCTGTGGGccacagagaacagagaaggACCAGGCAAAGACACATCAGACCAACTACTCAACTACTACTCAGTCAGAAAGGTGATCATAAGTACGTTAATACTGTAAGCAAAAGTAAGTTAGAATCATAGATATTACAATAAGAGGTCAGACAGACTGAATTAGTTAATTCATTGATTCATTTGGATAATCATTGAAATACGGTGCAGTTAGTTAAGATGGTCGACTATGTCAATAAACAGGTTATTGAATTAAACAAGGTTATTGAAGAAAACGAGAACAGAGCAACGAGGAGAGTAAAGACTGAGACCCATCTCTCAGGTACGAACAAatcatttctccctctctctctcacacacacacacacaaataccacATAATCAACACTTTTTTATGGTTCAGTTGGTACGAGCGTGGGGTTCAAAACCTGCTGGTGTCACATACACCAAAATGTATGCATTCAATGTATTTATTTGGAACTCTTTGGAACTatttaaatacaaaataaaaaatttaaacaaCAACAAAGTGGACACCCTACCACtgtttttggtaaacagctgagggatggggctggagaaatgtaaccactctcgaattcatagacagagctatgtaTGCAAGGACTGAACATCCATAagatcaaaattatagttttaaccatttgAGGCTATAAAGTGTTAGTTTACAATCAATTGTTAACAGTTCCATCATAAAACAAGCTTAtagtttgggttctgatgggttaaacagttaaactaagctcatgaggcataaATAATTTACAttattcaatatatatatatgtcgcATACAAATACACATTAGCATATGTTATTgagggtgtagtgaaatgcttgtgttcctagctccaacagtgcagtaatactgtatctaacaatacacaacaatatgtacaattctaaaagtaaaataatggaattaagaaatatagaaatattagaacGAGTAATGTCGGAGTCCGGAGTATAAATATATGATGGGATGTAcagtatagacattatggacagtatgtggatagaaaATATGGTATATCTGAAAAATACATAGCATAGAATAATATATGTACAacaatagttgaataggatggccttgactagaatacagtatatacatatgaaatgggtaaaacagtatgtaaacattattaaagtgtccagtgttccattattaaagtgacaagtgttccatgtctatgtacatagggcagcagccatGGTTGAGTAACCATGTGGTAGCAGGCTAGTGaaagtgactaagttcagggcatggtactgggtggaggccggctagtgatggctatttaacagtctgatggccttgagatagaagctgtttatcagtctctcgctcccagcacctgtactgacttcgccttctggatgatagcagggttaACAGGCCGTGGTTCAGGTGAATGAGGTCTTTGATGAAGTTCTTGGatttcctgtgacaccgggtgctgcagatgtcctgaagggcaggcagtgtgcccccggtgatgcgttgggctgacctcATCACCCTCTGGAAAGACATGATGCGGTTGCAGACGGtgcagtgatacagcccggcaggatgctctcaatggtgcatctgtaaaaatttgtGAAGGTCTTAGTGACCGAGCTGAATTTCTGttgagccttcttcaccacactgtctgtgtgggtggaccatttcagatcgcgCTGTTGCGGACAGTGCAGTTTCTgtatcaggcggtgatacagtttctctcaatggtgcatctgtagaagtttgtgaaaTTCTTAGGGGCCAAGACACATTTCTTTACCACCAGTCGCTGTTGTgacttcttcaccacactatctgtgtggatggaccatttcaggttgtcagtgatgtgcacgctgagaaagtcatgggtgaacagggagtacaagagggggctgAGCAAGCACGCTTGTGGGGcccatgtgttgaggatcagcgtagtagAGGTGTTATTGCTTTGCTTCACTACCTGGGGGTGGCttatcaggaagtccaggacccagttgcacagagcaAGGTTCAGACCCAAGGtgccaagcttaatgatgagcttggagggtactatagtgttgtaggctgaactgtagtcaataaACAACATTATTAcaaaggtattcctcttgtccagaagTTATAGGGCATTGTGCAGTGCGATGGAGATTTCATTATCcatggatctattggggtggtatgcaaattacagtgggtctaggatgtcaggtaaggtggaggtgatttgatccttaactagcctctcaaagcacttcatgatgacagaagtgagtgctacggagcgatagttaacacgtttaaatgtcttactcgcATCAACTACGGAGAACGAGAACTCACAGTCCTCGGGAATCAATAGGTAaatatcattaatttaaaagtcccaaaaaatggatgtagcaatcgCTGATTGACCCTGTAATCACGCTACAGCTATATTGTGTAATTTCGGTAATTTCTTCATACATTAGCTTCCTGTTTATCCCATTTGAGATGACTGCACTCTTGAGCAAACTGTTGCTGCCAACCCTCAATCGGGGGAAAACCAATGACGCAATGGAAATGTTTGGTTGTCAGAATTTGTATTATAATCGTTAGTGATGTGGGATGATGTGTGTTCTGTTTTAATGATATTGATTAGTGATGTagaatgatggtgtgtgtgtgttggtgtgcgtgcatgtgtgtgtgtgtcggtgtgtcggcgtgtgtgtgtgttcctctgcaGATGGAAGAACAAGACTCTACAGGCTggctgctgtgtgttttgggatGCTGTGTATTCTACAAGTCATTCTCAACATCTCCCTAAAGCTAGCTTTCTGTGAGTGAGTCAGTGTCCTAAATTACACAATATCAGCGCTCTTCCATTCATAgtacaatacttttgaccagggcccacaggactctggtcaaaagtagtgcaatacatagagtataggatgccatttgggaccctTTTCAATTTGGGAccctagggtgccatttgggacactattCCATGAATAGTGCATTCATTTTAACCAGTACCCATAGTGCAGGTATatagtggcttgtgaaagtattcaccctccttggaatttttcctattttgttgccttataacctggaattaaaatagattttttttgggggggggggttgtatcatttgatttacacaacatgtaaactgctttgaagatgcaaaatattttttattgtgaaacaaacaagaaataacaaaaaaaactgaacttgagcgtgcataactattcaccccccaaagtcaatactttgtagagccaccttttgcagcaattacagctgcaagtctcttgggatatgtcactataagcttggcacatctatccactgggatttttgcccattcttcaaggcaaaactgctccagctccttcaagttggatgggttccgctggtgtacagcaatctttaagtcataccacagattctcaattgaggtctgggctttgactaggccattccaaaacatttaaatgtttccccttaaatcaatcgagtgttgctttagcagtatgcttggggtcattgtcctgctgaaaggtgaacctccatcccagtctcaaatctctggaagactgaaacaggtttccctcaagaatttccctgtgttTAGCGCCAtcaatcattccttcaattctgaccagtttctcagtccctggctatgaaaaacatccccacagcatgatgctgctaccaccatgcttcactgtggggatgttgttctcgggtgatgagaggtgttgggtttgcgccagacatagcgttttccttgatggccaaagagctcaattttagtctcatctgaccagagcaccttcttccatatgtttggggagtctcccacatgccttttttcttcaagcaatggctttttttctggccactcttccgtaaagcccagctctgtggagtgtacgacttaaagtggtcctatggacagataccccaatctccgctgtggagctttgcagctccttcagtgttatctttggtctctttgttgcctctctgattgattaatgccctccttgcctggtccgtgacttttgttgggcggccctctcttggcaggtttgttgtggtgccatattctctccgttttttaataatggatttaatggtgctctatGGGaagttcaaagtttctgatattttttttatagcctaaccctctgaaggtaattggttgcaccagatcttatttaggggcttcatagcaaagggagtgaatacatatgcactcaCCCCTTTACAGTTTTTAATTTTGGGGAATTTTTGGAAACAAGTACTTTTTAGAGTTTCAcctcaccaatttggactattttgtgtatgtccattacataaaatccaaataaaaatctatttgaaGTACAGGTTGTagtgcaacaaaataggaaaaacgccatgggggataaatacttttgcaagacaTTGTATATGTATTTTACTATATTACTATAGTTCTATACTCACAAAGCAAGGATCACAATTCAGACAAGACTTGATGTTACATAGCTTGTGGGACCAGTAGTTTGTCAATAATGTTGACACACAAAAAAAGAATGTTGACATCATCCATAGATAATTGAGTGACTACTGTAACTCGTGCCCTTGGCCTTGTGTACGTCACTGAACATGGTGTACAATGCATTACTGCACTGTACAatacatagggtgccatttgggatgcatcccaggagcttctcttttctttctttatttctttctccGATGAAGAGTTGAAGGAACagcatggctggagggagtttccaccatattccTCACACCATTTCAATTCAACCCATGAGGGGGAGTGTACGAGTGTACACGTCGGGATAAGGGTGGTGAATCGGAATTTAGCCCCCGTCAGTTAACAACACCCCGTCAGTTAACTACAATGTTAGAATGTGTTGTTCAATACGTGTAACATATATTTCTCCAACAAAGTTAAACAGGGGGAAACCTGTTTAAAACCAATATGGTGGAcgctgtgtgtgtgctgtctgtactgtaggtacCGGAAGAGTGGTGGAAGAGAGGGACATGGCGGTCCCAACGAGGACTGTGTTGGGGTGTACTGAAGGATGGAGGCTGTCGGGATCCAGCTGTTACTTCCTGTCTACTGAGAGGAAAACctgggaggagagcagacaagactgtctggagagaggagcagacctggtgGTTGTAAACAGCAGAAatgaacaggtgagagagagaaagagagagagagagagagagagattcacacGCTTATGAATCAGGTAAATAATTCATACTCACATGTAATTGACATCTATATTTTTCTCAACAACAGAAATTCCTCACTGAATTAAACAGGAATATTGATAGTGTTTGGATCGGTCTGactgatagagagacagaggggaccTGGAAATGGGTGGATGGTACACCACTGACCACAAGGTGAGAGATAATAATCTGGCCATATCACTAATCTGGCCATATGACATAAGTAGAACAACATCTGGGTATGACTTAGAATGTTTACCCCAGTGTCTGAccgtctggttctctgtgttgttTTCCTTGCAGGTACTGGGGGCGAAACCAGCCTGATAATGGTGCTGTTTTTGTAGTACACATAGGAGAGGAGGACTGTGTTGAGATTAATTATGGGTATCCTGACCCTGTAAATAAATGGAATGACATAGCATGTAACTCTCAATTTAACTGGATTTGTGAAAGGGTGATATAACAATAGCTTATTATGTACAGTAGTATTGcatgttggtctctctctctttctctcactctctatatgtttagggttaggcataagattagcagtgtggttagggttaggtttacaatcaGATTTGAAGAAGATACATTttagaaataggcagggtttCTGACTTTGCAATATGCCAGATAGTGACAACCGAGAAATagtggtattacagacttgcctATGGGCTCTTTCTCAACTCACCTTTCCTCAATTCctcctcacatcctctctcctcctctcctcaaaaCACATTGGCGAACACAATCCAAGGGGAGGGACCTTGGGCCTCCTCTTATAGAGTTGAGGGTGAGGAGAgaagataggaggagaggagattaaattaaatttaaaaaaacatggagTAGACGTTGAATttatgtctgtgcccagtgggactgTACTCTGTAAAATGCTTGTATTAATTGATTTTATTAGGAACGTGTCATTCCATAGGCTTAGGCACTGAAAGTAAAATAATAAAGGAGCAATGTCCTAGCAGGTGTACCAGCTTCATGCTTGAATGTGATTGGTTCGTTAAAATAGTGTGACCTGAACACAGACAGAGGGTAGAACAGTACTACAAAAAAAGTACTACAAAAAAGTactacaaaaaaagtatgaactcactactgtaagtcgctttggataagagtgtctgctaaatgagtaACATGTAAAATGTACTAAGAGGACACAGATACACACCGCACGCCGAACGCAGGCACGTACACAAGCATGCAGACAGGCACACACTTATACATACACACAAGTGTGAAGTTcagcatacagtatatagtaccattaggagtcagttagaaaggtaatcatacagtagatattaccattaggagtcagttaaaaaggtaatcatacagtagatattaccattaggagtcagtcaGAAAGGTAaccatacagtagatattaccattaggagtcagttagaaaggtaatcatacagtagatattaccattaggagtcagtcagaaaggtaatcatacagtagatattaccattaggagtcagtcagaaaggtaatcatacagtagatagtaccattaggagtcagttagaaaggtcatcatacagtatatattaccattaggagtcagtcagaaaggtaatcatacagtagatattaccattaggagtcagttagaaaggtaatcatacagtagatagtaccattaggagtcagttagaaaggtaatcatacagtagatattaccattaggagtcagttagaaaggtaatcatacagtagatattaccattaggagtcagttagaaaggtaatcatacaatatatattaccattaggagtcaggtagaaaggtaatcatacagtagatattaccattaggagtcagttagaaaggtaatcatacagtagatattaccattaggagtcagttagaaaggtaatcatacagtagatattaccattatgagtcagttagaaagggaatcatacagtagatagtaccattaggagtcagttagaaaggtaatcatacagtagatattaccattaggagtcagttagaaaggtaatcatacagtagatattaccattaggagacagttagaaaggtaatcatacagtagatattaccattaggagtcagttagaaaggtaatcatacagtagatattaccattaggagtcagttagaaaggtaatcatacagtagatattaccattaggagtcagaaaggtaatcatacagtatatattaccattaggagtcagttagaaagttaatcatacagtagatattaccattagg belongs to Salvelinus namaycush isolate Seneca chromosome 20, SaNama_1.0, whole genome shotgun sequence and includes:
- the LOC120064927 gene encoding CD209 antigen-like protein D is translated as MVDYVNKQVIELNKVIEENENRATRRVKTETHLSDGRTRLYRLAAVCFGMLCILQVILNISLKLAFCTGRVVEERDMAVPTRTVLGCTEGWRLSGSSCYFLSTERKTWEESRQDCLERGADLVVVNSRNEQKFLTELNRNIDSVWIGLTDRETEGTWKWVDGTPLTTRYWGRNQPDNGAVFVVHIGEEDCVEINYGYPDPVNKWNDIACNSQFNWICERVI